The Paenibacillus thermoaerophilus genomic interval TCCGACGCCGATCACCGCTTTTCTGGCGGTCGTATCCAAGCTGGCCGCCTTCGCGATTCTGTTCCGCGTGATTTACAACGTGTACGCGTTGAATTCGCACCTTTACAAGGATGTGCTGCTCGCTCTGGCCGTATTGGCGGCCGCGGCGATGATTCTGGGCAACGCGCTGGCGCTGAAGCAATATAAAGTCAAGAGGCTGCTTGCCTTCTCCGGGATCGCAAATGCCGGTTATCTGTTTGTGCCTCTGGCGGCGAATTTTTCGCTTACGCATTACAATAACTTCAGCGAACTGCTGTACTACGGCATCGCCTACGCGGTTATGAATATCGGAGCGCTCGCCGTGCTGATGGCCGTGAGCAACCGGGGGGAGAACGAGGAGCTGTCGGCTTTCGCAGGTTTGTATCACCGGGCTCCTTGGACGGCCGCGGCGATGACGATTCTGCTTGTGTCGCTGGCCGGTCTGCCGGTAACGGGAGGTTTCTTCGGCAAGCTGTTTATCCTGCTTGGCGCCATGCAGACGGAGCTGTATTGGCTCGGAGCGGTGATGATCGTCACCAGCGTCGTCTCGTTCTATTACTACTTCGGTTTTATCCGTCAGATGTACATGCGTTCGTCGGGCAGCACGCCTCTGTCTCTGACCGGGCCTCTTGCCGTTGCGATCTGGATTTGTACGGTCCTCACGCTCGCGCTCGGCTTCGCCCCGCATATCGTGATTGGGTACATGACCGATTTGTTCCAGTTGCAATCGGATTTTTTGATCGGCTAACGGCTTGTTCGGGAGCGGCGCATCCTCCTGTTTGAAGGGGCGATGCGCCGCTTCTCCGTTTAACTTTTGCCAAGGCTCGTCGTCTATATATATAAGGGGATTCCCTGTATAATAGAAGAATCCGCTGGGCAAAGGAATCGCTGATATGAACCATTACCCGAACGGTTATTCTTATCCAAATGGTATCCATCCCAACATCAGCCGTCGGAACCGAAGGTTTCCCCGGCTGCCGCTCATACTGACGCTTATAGCGGTTTTGACGTTGCAGCCGGCCGCGTCCATCGTCCGGGCGACCGGCGGTTACGGCGCATCCTTCTCCGGCGACCGGCAATCTCCCGCTTTTGACGGGACGTGGATTGTGAAGTGGGCGTCCCCGGCCGGCATGCCGGACGCGATGGCGTTGGAGACGGACGTCGTACAACGGTTGGAGGCTACGCCCAATGCGGCTGTGATTCGCCCGAAGCGAGGAATTCCGGCCGACGAGTGGCAGCGCCGCTGGCAATCCGATACGGCTGTCGCGTATTTGACGCCGAATCAGATCGTGCGCAGCCACGCGAAGCCTTCCGACCCTTACGTGTCGTTTCAGGAATACCTAGGGCTGATCGGCGCGGAGGCCGCCTGGGAATTAAACGTCGATCTGACGCCGGTGAAGGTGGCGATCGTGGACACGGGAATCGACTACGACCACCCCGAGCTGAAGGATGCGGTCGACGAAGGCATCAACCTCGTCCAGCCGGGCAAGCCGGCCAAGGACGACAACGGCCATGGCACGAATGTCGCCGGAATTATAGCGGCGGTGCGCAATAACAAGGGAATTGCGGGACTGGCGAACCATGTCCGGCTGCTGCCCGTCAAAGCATTGGACCGGACCGGCAACGGCAAGGAAGCGCAATTGGGCGAAGGCATCCGTTACGCCGTCGAACAAGGGGCCAAAGTCATCGTGCTGTCGGTGGGGCTGATGAAGGACGATCCGTTTATCCGCGAAGCCGTCGAATACGCGGAATCGAGAGATTGCGTGCTTGTTGCGGCTACAGGGAACGAGGAAGGCCCCTATGTCAATTACCCGGCGGCCTATCCGACGGTGCTGGCTGTCGGCGGAATCAAGCTGGACGGTTCCGTGGAGCCTCGTTCGAATTATGGGCCGGAAGTCGATCTGGTCGCCCCGTGGAACGTGTATACGACCAAGCCGGGCGGGCGTTACGAATACAAGGACGGCACCTCGATGGCGGCTCCTCAGGTCGCGGCTGCGGCCGCTCTCGTACGGGGACGGCAGCCGGGGCTTAAAGCTTATGAAGTACGTTCCCTGCTCAAGCAAACCGCTCAAGATATCGCCGATCCCGGGTGGGATGAGCGTACCGGATACGGCATTGTCCGGATTGACCGCGCGTTGACCGAACCGGTACTCCGCGATCCCGCCGAACCGAACAACAACCGACTGTCGGCCTCTCCGTTCCCCGTTCATTCGTTTGTCTCCGGGGAGTGGATGCCCGGGGACGAGGACTGGTTCTGGTTCGAAGCGCCGGAGTCGGGGATGCTGGACATCAAGCTGCACGCCATCAGCGGCGAAGAAAAGCTGGCCGTGACCGGTTTCTTGGGGCCGAACGATTCCCAGGAAGGGCCGTACCATCTATCCAGCGTTCAACCTGTGCTGACGCTGTCCGTTCCGAAGGGGAGATCCTATCTTCGTGTGACGGGGGGCAATCGGCATCTGCTGTATCGGATCTCCTCGGAGCTCCGGATGGCGCCTGACGAATTCGAGAGCAACAATCGGCCGTATACGGCTTATACGCTGCCCGAAAGGTCCCAGGTTCTGACCGGAACCTTTCATACGGCCGACGATCAGGATTGGTTTTTGTTCCAGCCGAGCAAGAGGGGGTCGCTGCGGGTTCAGATCGCTCCTTCCTCCAAACGGATGGACCCGATCCTTACGCTCATCCAGCCGAACAAGACGCCCAAGGATATTGACGAAGGGGGCCTGGGCAAGCCGGAAGTTTTGCCGGCCATTGAAGTCAGCCCCGGCGTCGCTTATTACATCGGCGTCAGAAATTACGACCCGTTTGCGCCCGTCGGAACTTACAAGCTTCAGGTCGATTACGTGCCGGCGGCCAACGATCCGCATGAGCCGAACGACAAATCGTATCAGGCGACCGCGATCAGCTTCGGCGCTGCTTATGAGGGCATTATCGACGAGACGGAGGACGAAGACTGGTTCGCCTTCCATGTCGAACACGACAGTCTGCTCGACATCGCCGTGACAGGCGGCGGGAACGATCAGACGTATAAGCTGGCTCTTTTCGATTCCAACGTGAACGAACGGGATCAGACGTCGGGTGCGGGCGGGGGAACAGGCATCCAGTGGACGGCGCGCGTCAACCAGCCCGGGACCTATTATCTGCGCATCACGTCCGACCGCAAAAATCTGTTCCGCTCTTACAATCTGACGGTGAATCAAACGAAGCTCGTCGAAGGCTTCCTCGACATAGACGGCCACTGGGCGGAGAAGCAAATGGTTTCGTCGGTTCGGAGCGGTTGGATGACCGGTTACGACGGTTATGCGTTTAAGCCGGACCGCTACATCACGCGGGCCGAAATCGCTGCGTCGCTGGGGCGCGCATTAAAGCTGTCGGCGGGCGGGGACGCTGTCGCGTTTGCCGATGTGCCTGCGGAACATTGGGCGTACGGCGCCATCCAGGCGCTTGCGGCACGGGGCTGGCTGCAAGGGTATGCGGACGGCACGTTCGCCCCGGAACGGCCCGTTACCCGTGCGGAGATGGCCGTCTTGGTCGGCCGCGTCTTGCGGATTCCGGTCAAGAACATCGGGCCGGCTTCCTCGCCGTTCAAGGATGTGCCCGTCGGACACTGGGCGCAGCCGATGCTGCGGCAGATGTATGCCGGGGGCTGGATCGACGGCTATGACAACGGCACGTTCCGCCCCAACGACAATGCCACCCGCGCCGAATGGGCCGTCATGCTTACCGGCATGTTTAAGCGAGGGTGACGGTTACGGACCGTCCCCTCCTGATCCGAATCGTATACGGGGAGGGGCTGACGATGAGCGTCGATACGGCATTGGATTTGATGGAACGGCAAGCGTCCGTTGCCGGTCTGGTTCAAATTATCTTTATTTTGGCGGGGATCGTAGCGGCCTGGTTCGCTCTGCAGCAGGTCCGTTGGGATGTGTTCCTGAAACGGCCGAATCACCCGCTCAGCAAGCTGCTGCTCATTTTGCTTTCGATCGTGATCGGTTATAATGCCGCCCGGTTTCTGATCGATTACATGGCGCTGACGACCGTCCTCCGGAGCTTGTTCTAAGTCCGTACGCCGGAATAAGGGGACCGCCGAAAGCGAACAATGGGAAAAGGAATCTGCGCGGTTCGGTCATAAAATCGCCAGGCGCTGCGAAGGGTATAAAGTCGGTGTGTCTGGATGCCCAATCGCATCCAAGGCAAATGCTTCCGATTGTTCCAGCAGGTTTGAACTGTTACAATTAAGTATTGTGATTTTATAACCAGCGATATCAAACGTTTCATCCGGCAACGCGCCCTGGTTGGGATGGCGGTAGCCGATCTCGGTAGAAATGATCAGCAGCGAAGAACGCGAGGGGATTCTTGATGCATAAAATTATCGTCCGGGGCGGCCGCAGGCTGACCGGAACGGTTCGGGTGGGTGGCGCCAAAAACGCCGTATTGCCGATCATAGCGGCTGCATTGTTGGCGGAATCCGGCGAGTGCCGCATTCTCGACGTCCCTCATCTGGACGATGTCCGGACGATTTGCGGCGTCGTGAGCGCGCTTGGTGCGGGCGTCGAATTGGATGCCGATGCGCTTCGGATTAAGGCGGATCGGCTGACGACATCGGAAGCTCCGTTCGAGCTGGTCCGTAAAATGCGCGCTTCCTTTCTGGTGATGGGACCGCTGCTTGCCCGTACGGGGGTAGCGAGAATCCCGCTGCCGGGAGGATGCGCCATCGGCACGCGGCCGATCGACCAGCATCTCAAGGGCTTTGAGGCGATGGGCGCAAGCATCAGGCTTGAACATGGCATGATCGAGGCACAGGTGGACGGCCGGCTGCAAGGAGCGAAGATTTATCTGGACGTTCCGAGCGTGGGCGCCACGGAAAATATTATGATGGCTGCGGCGACGGCACGGGGAACGACGGTAATCGAAAATGCCGCCCAAGAGCCGGAGATTGTGGACCTCGCCAACTTCCTGAATGCGATGGGCGCGCAGATACGCGGAGCGGGTACGGGAATCATCCGGATCGACGGCGTCGATGCGTTGCACGGCTGCACTCATACCGTAATTCCAGACCGGATCGAGGCGGGTACATACATGATCGCTGCCGCCATTACCAGCGGACATGTGTTTGTGGAGAATGCGATCGGCGATCATCTGCGGCCGGTGATTTCCAAGCTGCAGGAGATGGGCGTCGAGATTCTGGAGCATGAGTCGGGCCTGGAAGTAATCGCGTCCGCCCCGCTGCGGGCGGTCGATGTCAAGACGCTGCCCTATCCCGGTTTTCCGACGGATATGCAGGCGCAGATGATGGCGTTGTTGACGGTATCGTCCGGCACGTCGGTCGTCACCGAGACGGTCTTCGAGAATCGGTTCATGCATGTGGAAGCTCTTCAGCGCATGAAGGCCAGCATCAAAGTCGACGGTCGGACCGCGATCGTGACCGGGCAAAGCCGGCTCGAAGCCGCAAAAGTTTGCGCGACCGATCTGCGGGCCGGCGCCGCGCTCGTGCTGGCGGCTTTGGCGGCGGAAGGCCAATCCGAGATTACCGGTACGCATCACATCGACCGCGGTTACGTCGCATTCGAGCAAAAGCTGCGCCAATTGGGCGCGGATATCGCCCGGGTGGCGATTGAAGCCGAAGTCGAACAAGCGGCGGTAGAGCGCACGCGGTTTTCGGCGAAGCCGTCTCTCGCCACTTTATAATTAAAAAGTTTGCGATATATCGATGAAAGGCCGTTCCTGTCGTGAACCGCCTCCCGTCAAGCAGACCGGTGAAACCATAAAAACCCGCTGCTGCAAGGGGAGCCGTTCATATCGGGAGCGGTTTGTTTTTTATCGTGGAAGATTGCGGGCGTCGGCGACTTGTATTCCGGAAGGGAAGGACGGGCGGTATTCCCGCCGTTTTTCCATTTCGGCGTTATCCCCTCGGCTCAGTCGGGCGACAGGCAACGTTCGTTCCGGCATAACGGTGACGGGCCAACTCCTATCCATTCCGGCAGACGAATTCGCTTCCGGCACTCTTGCGAAACCGGGGTTCTATGAAGTGTGCAAGCTTCATAGACTAGGAGTGTACAACCCATTCCGCTTCCCATCGCACAAGAGCACACGGAGGATTATCGCATGAACTTCTATCGCCTTAGATGGTTGAACGCGCTTCGAAGCATCGGATTGCAGCTATCCCGAACCGGAACCGCCGCCGCCCGCTCGTTTTCCGGCCGTCTGGCGAAAGCTCGGAGAACATATCGGCCGGGGCCGTTCTGGAAAAGGTCCGGGCGGCGGTTAGCCGATCGGCCGTCGGCAGGCGTGTTCGCGCTGTTGGGCGGATTGGCCTTCGCGGCCGTGCTGCTGACGGGACTGGCTGCCCGCCACGGGCCCGAGGACGCCGTCGGCCAACCTGCGTCCAGCGGTTTCGCGGACGGGGCGGATAGCGGCCCGGCCGCAAATTCGCCGGCAGGCGAACCGGGAGCCTCCGATTCGGACGGCAAACCGGCGGAAGAGCTTGTTCCCGCTGTGAACGCACCGAACCCGACCGTGACGGTATGGATATCGAAAACCGGGAAGGTGGAGCGCATCCCGCTAGAGCGGTATGTGCGCGGAGTGGTGGCCGCCGAGATGCCCCCGGAATTCGAGCTGGCGGCGCTGCAGGCGCAAGCGATCGCGGCCCGCACCTACGCCGTCAAGCGGATGGTCGACACGGCAGAGGCTGCGGTTACGGGCGCCAAGCCGTCGCAGGCGCCGGGCGGGGCGCTCGTCTCCGATACGGTCAGCGATCAAGCCTATGCGACGGAATCCGCGATTGCCGCCAAATGGGGGACGCCCGAACGTATGGACAAGTTGAAGCAAGCGGTCGAATCGACGGCCGGCCTTATTTTGACCTACGAGGATGCTCCCATTTTTCCGGCTTTCTTCTCGACAAGCGGAGGCCGCACGGAGAATTCGGAAAATTACTGGGAACAGAAGCTCCCGTATTTGCGCAGCGTCGAAAGTCCCTGGGAGAAGGATCTGTCGCCCAGGGCGAGCACGGTCGTCACCCTGAAGACAAGCGAAGTCGCCCGGAAGCTCGGCTTGCCGCAGGATGTGCCGGCCTCCGGCTCGGGATCGCCGCAGCTTGTCGAGCGGACAGAGGGCGGACAGGTGAAAAAATTGCGGATCGGCGGGCATATTTTTACGGGACGGGAAGTGAGAGAGAAGCTGGGCCTTCCGTCGGCTCAATTCACTTGGAAGATCGAGTCCGGCGAGATGACGTTTACCGTGTTCGGATACGGGCACGGGGTCGGCATGAGCCAGTGGGGCGCGCAAGGCTTGGCGTTGCAAGGGACCGGCGCCCGCGGAATCTTGCAGCACTATTATTCCGGCGTCAAGATCGCCGAACTGACGAACGCCATACTGCGGCGGTAAATCGAAAAAATCTCTATCACTCCACGTATAAAACCTATCACCTCGGCAACAATGGTTGATGAGGTGATGAACCAATGAGTGAACAAAAACAATCTTCCACTCATGAGAACAAATCAGCCCCCTCGACCCACGAAGGGCACGCACCGGCCGCACCAGGCGCTTGGCGGAGACTGCTGGCGAAAAAATGGGTGTTTCCGGCTGTGTACATGGCAGCAGCGGCAATCATCCTAACGTTACTGTGGGTCTACCAAAATTCCGGAGCCCCCTCCGAGGATTCGGTAGATATCCCGAAAACGGTAACGCAGGACAACGGCAAGACGGATGACTCTCTGCCGGCGAACGCGGGGGCGGGCACCGAGACGATGCGTATTCCCGCCGCCGAGGGCGTCGCGGTCGAAGTCGTCCGGCCGTATTTCGACAGCGAGGCCGAAAATGGCGCGAAACAAGCGGCCGTCATCCAGAACGGCTCCGAGTTCACGCTCCATACCGGCATCGACTATCAATCCAAGGACGGGCAGCCGTTCGACGTGCTCGCCGCGCTGAGCGGTACGGTCACGCGGGCCGAAACCGATCCGGTCGTCGGCAAACTGGTGGAGATTACCCATCCGAACGGTCTCGTCACCGTATACCAATCGTTGTCCGAAATCACGGTCGCCAAGGGCGTCACCGTCAAGCAAGGCGATACGATCGCCAAAGCCGGCCGCAACGAATTGGAGAAGGATCTCGGTTACCACGTGCACTTTGAAGTGCGCAAGGGCGACAGCAAAGAGTCGGTTAATCCGGCGGAATATCTGAATCCGTAAGCCGGACGGTAGGCCGGCAGGGGAACGAAGGGGCGCGCGCCGCGGCTCCTTGTTCCCCTTTTTGCACGTTCCCGCAGGAAACAGCGCATATAACGCCCCCCTGTTCATATAATGTACCAATCTGATCTCGAGCAGGGAGGCGAGGGATTTGCACGATTACATCAAAGAACGGACGATCAAGATCGGCCGCAGCTTGGTGGAAACCCGGCAAACGGTACGCCATATCGCCAAAGAATTTGGTGTGTCCAAAAGCACAGTCCATAAAGATCTGACGGAACGGCTGCCGGAAATCAACCCCGATCTGGCCAATCAGGTCAAAACGATTCTGGAGTACCACAAGTCGATCCGTCACCTCCGCGGCGGAGAGGCCACCAAAATCAAATACAAGCGTACCCGTCAAGGCAAGTCATCCCCCGAATCTCTGATCGGCATCCGCTCGTAATCGGGCGGTCCCTGCCGGAATAATTTTTCGGAAAAAGGAGGATTTTATCGTTCCATATCGAATACTACAATAGAATTTGGACCTTTCTGCTCATTTATGAACGTAGAGGCTTCGGGGATCGGGAGGATTAGTCGGGATGTTTAGCAAGGACATCGGAATCGATTTGGGTACGGCGAATGTGCTCATCCATGTAAAAGGCCGCGGCATCGTGTTGAACGAGCCGTCCGTGGTGGCGATCGAGCAGGATACGAAGCGGGTGCTGGCCGTCGGAGAAGAAGCGCGCCGCATGGTTGGACGCACGCCCGGAAACATTGTCGCCACCCGGCCGTTGAAGGACGGGGTCATCGCCGACTTCGAAATTACGGAGATGATGCTCAAGCACTTCATCAACAAAGTCGGAGCCCGATCATGGTTCAGCCGGCCCCGTATTCTGATCTGCGCACCTGCTAATATCACTTCGGTCGAGCAAAAAGCGATCCGCGAGGCGGCTGAACGCTGCGGCGCGCGGGAAGTGTTCCTGGAAGAGGAGCCGAAAGCCGCAGCGATCGGCGCCGGCATGGATATCTACCAGCCCAGCGGCAACATGGTAGTGGATATAGGCGGAGGAACGACGGATGTGGCCGTCCTGTCGATGGGCGACGTCGTGACCGCCTCTTCTATTAAAGTGGCGGGGGACAAGTTCGACGCCGCGATTATGCGTTATATCAAGAACAAGTACAAATTGCTGATCGGAGAGCGCACATCCGAGGACATCAAAATCAAGATCGGCACCGTCCTGGAGCGGGGGCGGGACGAAGAGATCGATATCCGGGGACGGGATATGGTCTCGGGCCTGCCGCTCACGGTGACGATTCACTCCGACGAAGTGCGCGAAGCGCTGTGGGAACCGGTGTCGTCGATCGTCGCCGCGGCCAAGATGGTGCTCGAACGCACCCCGCCGGAGCTGTCGGCCGACATCATCGACCGGGGAGCGATTCTGACGGGCGGCGGAGCGCTGC includes:
- a CDS encoding NADH-quinone oxidoreductase subunit N codes for the protein MNALQAGDLIHLLPELILVGAAVFLTLLDLALPRRFGRSALAWLTLAAIAGSAAAVAMKLGDEPVRLLNDSYRIEDYANLFKLVFLGGGALVVLMSIGSIRDDEIPHKGEYFYLFLPALVGAMVVASSGDLITLFVGLELLGISSYVLVGMRKGSGTNNEAAFKYVVTGAIASAILLYGFSFLYGMSGSTNLGAIRNALIQNYEQYDAMIYLSFFLVLAGFALKVAAAPFHAWAPDVYEGAPTPITAFLAVVSKLAAFAILFRVIYNVYALNSHLYKDVLLALAVLAAAAMILGNALALKQYKVKRLLAFSGIANAGYLFVPLAANFSLTHYNNFSELLYYGIAYAVMNIGALAVLMAVSNRGENEELSAFAGLYHRAPWTAAAMTILLVSLAGLPVTGGFFGKLFILLGAMQTELYWLGAVMIVTSVVSFYYYFGFIRQMYMRSSGSTPLSLTGPLAVAIWICTVLTLALGFAPHIVIGYMTDLFQLQSDFLIG
- the spoIIID gene encoding sporulation transcriptional regulator SpoIIID, whose product is MHDYIKERTIKIGRSLVETRQTVRHIAKEFGVSKSTVHKDLTERLPEINPDLANQVKTILEYHKSIRHLRGGEATKIKYKRTRQGKSSPESLIGIRS
- a CDS encoding M23 family metallopeptidase codes for the protein MAAAAIILTLLWVYQNSGAPSEDSVDIPKTVTQDNGKTDDSLPANAGAGTETMRIPAAEGVAVEVVRPYFDSEAENGAKQAAVIQNGSEFTLHTGIDYQSKDGQPFDVLAALSGTVTRAETDPVVGKLVEITHPNGLVTVYQSLSEITVAKGVTVKQGDTIAKAGRNELEKDLGYHVHFEVRKGDSKESVNPAEYLNP
- the murA gene encoding UDP-N-acetylglucosamine 1-carboxyvinyltransferase; protein product: MHKIIVRGGRRLTGTVRVGGAKNAVLPIIAAALLAESGECRILDVPHLDDVRTICGVVSALGAGVELDADALRIKADRLTTSEAPFELVRKMRASFLVMGPLLARTGVARIPLPGGCAIGTRPIDQHLKGFEAMGASIRLEHGMIEAQVDGRLQGAKIYLDVPSVGATENIMMAAATARGTTVIENAAQEPEIVDLANFLNAMGAQIRGAGTGIIRIDGVDALHGCTHTVIPDRIEAGTYMIAAAITSGHVFVENAIGDHLRPVISKLQEMGVEILEHESGLEVIASAPLRAVDVKTLPYPGFPTDMQAQMMALLTVSSGTSVVTETVFENRFMHVEALQRMKASIKVDGRTAIVTGQSRLEAAKVCATDLRAGAALVLAALAAEGQSEITGTHHIDRGYVAFEQKLRQLGADIARVAIEAEVEQAAVERTRFSAKPSLATL
- a CDS encoding S8 family serine peptidase; protein product: MQPAASIVRATGGYGASFSGDRQSPAFDGTWIVKWASPAGMPDAMALETDVVQRLEATPNAAVIRPKRGIPADEWQRRWQSDTAVAYLTPNQIVRSHAKPSDPYVSFQEYLGLIGAEAAWELNVDLTPVKVAIVDTGIDYDHPELKDAVDEGINLVQPGKPAKDDNGHGTNVAGIIAAVRNNKGIAGLANHVRLLPVKALDRTGNGKEAQLGEGIRYAVEQGAKVIVLSVGLMKDDPFIREAVEYAESRDCVLVAATGNEEGPYVNYPAAYPTVLAVGGIKLDGSVEPRSNYGPEVDLVAPWNVYTTKPGGRYEYKDGTSMAAPQVAAAAALVRGRQPGLKAYEVRSLLKQTAQDIADPGWDERTGYGIVRIDRALTEPVLRDPAEPNNNRLSASPFPVHSFVSGEWMPGDEDWFWFEAPESGMLDIKLHAISGEEKLAVTGFLGPNDSQEGPYHLSSVQPVLTLSVPKGRSYLRVTGGNRHLLYRISSELRMAPDEFESNNRPYTAYTLPERSQVLTGTFHTADDQDWFLFQPSKRGSLRVQIAPSSKRMDPILTLIQPNKTPKDIDEGGLGKPEVLPAIEVSPGVAYYIGVRNYDPFAPVGTYKLQVDYVPAANDPHEPNDKSYQATAISFGAAYEGIIDETEDEDWFAFHVEHDSLLDIAVTGGGNDQTYKLALFDSNVNERDQTSGAGGGTGIQWTARVNQPGTYYLRITSDRKNLFRSYNLTVNQTKLVEGFLDIDGHWAEKQMVSSVRSGWMTGYDGYAFKPDRYITRAEIAASLGRALKLSAGGDAVAFADVPAEHWAYGAIQALAARGWLQGYADGTFAPERPVTRAEMAVLVGRVLRIPVKNIGPASSPFKDVPVGHWAQPMLRQMYAGGWIDGYDNGTFRPNDNATRAEWAVMLTGMFKRG
- the spoIID gene encoding stage II sporulation protein D → MNFYRLRWLNALRSIGLQLSRTGTAAARSFSGRLAKARRTYRPGPFWKRSGRRLADRPSAGVFALLGGLAFAAVLLTGLAARHGPEDAVGQPASSGFADGADSGPAANSPAGEPGASDSDGKPAEELVPAVNAPNPTVTVWISKTGKVERIPLERYVRGVVAAEMPPEFELAALQAQAIAARTYAVKRMVDTAEAAVTGAKPSQAPGGALVSDTVSDQAYATESAIAAKWGTPERMDKLKQAVESTAGLILTYEDAPIFPAFFSTSGGRTENSENYWEQKLPYLRSVESPWEKDLSPRASTVVTLKTSEVARKLGLPQDVPASGSGSPQLVERTEGGQVKKLRIGGHIFTGREVREKLGLPSAQFTWKIESGEMTFTVFGYGHGVGMSQWGAQGLALQGTGARGILQHYYSGVKIAELTNAILRR
- a CDS encoding rod shape-determining protein, whose protein sequence is MFSKDIGIDLGTANVLIHVKGRGIVLNEPSVVAIEQDTKRVLAVGEEARRMVGRTPGNIVATRPLKDGVIADFEITEMMLKHFINKVGARSWFSRPRILICAPANITSVEQKAIREAAERCGAREVFLEEEPKAAAIGAGMDIYQPSGNMVVDIGGGTTDVAVLSMGDVVTASSIKVAGDKFDAAIMRYIKNKYKLLIGERTSEDIKIKIGTVLERGRDEEIDIRGRDMVSGLPLTVTIHSDEVREALWEPVSSIVAAAKMVLERTPPELSADIIDRGAILTGGGALLHGFDQLLAEELKVPVLIADDPMDCVVKGTGIMLDHLDKVSNKKLG
- a CDS encoding DUF1146 family protein gives rise to the protein MSVDTALDLMERQASVAGLVQIIFILAGIVAAWFALQQVRWDVFLKRPNHPLSKLLLILLSIVIGYNAARFLIDYMALTTVLRSLF